The following nucleotide sequence is from Thermodesulfobacteriota bacterium.
TTGTCCATCACATTAATGAAATCAAGCGGCGTTGGTTCAGAAATGTCCTTATATCCCAGACCGAGGGCATTTGTCTCCGTGCCCCTCGTCCCATTATAAACCAGAAACAGATGCACATCCGTGGCCCACAGGGGCAATTCCGCGGGCAGGTTGAACTCCAACCGGGTTGGCCCCTGGCTGGAGATAATTTCTCCCTGGGCTGTTGGAATCTGATTTTCCGCGACAATCTGATAAAAAGTCGAATATGTCGTTGCGCCCGGTGTTGCCGCGAACTGATCTTCAAGCCCCCGGCGGTATTTGACCTGGAGAGAGACCGTTCCTTTGGTTAAATCATCTGTTTTAGAAACCGCGTTGACAACAATCTTGTTAAATCCCTGTCCCGCAGGATTATTCATATACTTATCCGGATATCGGGGATCAGATGGATCGTAATAGGGGTGCGTGTCTGTAAAGGCATAGTAACCCTCTTCCGGCAGCGATATCTCTATCAAGGGGATGGTAATTTTTGAGGCGGCCACGGCATTGATTGTTTCCTGCCCCATGCGGCCTTTCATCACCAGCATAAATTCTCCGGGCGTCTTGGCATCCTGAGGAATGGCGAACAATTCCAGGGGATCGCTCTGTCCTCCGGCCGCGACGCACATATAGGCGGCTGTCATATTGAGGATATCTTCTTCAGAAGGGTTAACGGCATCCTGCCAGGGATAGTTGTCCACATTGTTGACGGGAACCCGTTCATCATTGACGTTGTCGTAATAGAGTTCAAACCGTCCCTGAATCTCTTCATTCATGGGGTTGACAATGTAACAACCCTCGCCGTCGGCCGCCAGCTCCATCTTCCCCCGGAAGAAAAACTCCAATAACGCGGCGGCGTAGCCCACGGCCCGGGGAATGAGCTTTTCAGCGTAATCTTGAAACACATAACTATCCATCGGAGGTATGGTCTTTGTCTCGGAGGTAGGGAAATCCGAGCCATAGTACGTTTCCATGTAAAAAGACAAATAATCAACGCCGGCCAGACGATAACCCGAATCACCGTTGGCAATTTTTATATAATAAGGTCTTTTAACCGTATCCCCGGGTGAAAAGGGATTCGGGTAATCCAGTTCCTTGACCTCCACGCTGGTTTCCCTGGAAGGATAGAGAAACTGGCGTGAGAAAAGTGTATCCCATGAGACAAAATTGGCGTTGGTATATTCGGAAAGGCCGATATCCGACCGAAGAGTTATCTCTGGATTGGTCCCGGAATATTGGTTGCTGTCAAACAGATTGGCAACAGGTACAGACGCTTCCGGGAACACGCTGGTCTGACGCAAGACAGCCTTATCGACCATAAAAGGCGTTATAGAAGCAATGTCTACATTAGAGTCGCCATTAGTGGTGCCATTAGCCCATACCTCATAAGCCGATGAAATATGGCCGTCATCTCTGGCATGTTCGGGCACCGTCAGATCTTCAACAAGATGCATCAGCTGACCCAGCCCCCGAAATGTTTTTACAAACTCCTTGTCCTTTGTTTCTTTGTTAGGGGCTGTAAGCGCCAAGTAAAATTTATCCCTGACATCATCCCACGAATAATGCCCACCAGGGCTCTGCTCGCCCGATTCTCTTTGAGACCATAAAACAGAAGACTCTCCGGAAAAGCATAGCGAGATGTCCAGGCACCCGGAGAAACCAGCCTCATGAATATCCGCCTCTAATGGGTTGTGAAAATGGTTGGCTCCACGACTAATCGGTACATCTTCTTCTTCACCGCCTCTTCCAAACCATTTATAAGCCTGTTTTGAAAATAATATTTCATCTTTACCATCAGGAAAGCCTACTTGATTTCTCAAATATGAATCTAGGGAAAACTCATTGATAGTGTTTTCTCCAATAAACTCATTGATGTTTTTATGCGTCTCCTTTTTAAGGGCAAATACCTGCGGAACCGGTTGCAGGCATATCGTCAACAAAACCACCCATATAATAATTTTCAGATTTCTCATTGATTTATTGTCTCCTCCAGCCTTGATTTTGTTTTAACCATTCATGTTCTTTCTGAACCATTTGGTATAATATTGGCGGGTTAAAATCACCGGTTCCAGGGACTGAATGCGCTTTGTCTCTTTCCTCCCACGTATTTAATTTCGGTAGTTCTACTATCCCAAATGTAATCGTAATTTTTTCCGGTAAAACGGTTAGAATACCGTTTTTATAAATTTTTTTATTAATTTCAGTTGTTGCTCCTGTTTTTCCAATAAACAGCCAAGACGGCCCGCAGTGCTGAAAAGGGATAATCTTTATTCGTTGTTCGGGATAACTCGCGTAACCGGGTTTATAAATAATAAATTGCGTCTCTGCGGCCTTCGAATTAAGGCCGACCAATCTCGTACAGGGCGGAATACGGAAGAAACCATCCTTATCGGTCAACACTTCTTGTGCGTGTATATCTTTTCCCCACCCACCGCCAGGGTAACCAAAAATGGATTCAATCTGATAAACCGCTACGACCACCACTCCCTCAAGCGGCTCTTTTGTCTCCATGTCGATTATCTTGCCCTGATATGCCGGCTTATGAAAAATCAGCACCGCCTCGCATTCCGTCACGGACAGGACTCCTACTGACAGGAACAAGAACAGCAATAAAATATTTTTCAGATTTTTCATCATTTCTATCTCCTCCACCCTTGATTTCGCATTAGCCAATCATGTTCATCTTTAAGCATTTGATCTAATAGAGGCACTTTAAAATCAGGGGACGAAATTGAGCTGCCTATTCTTCTTTCTTCCCATGTATTCAACTTCGGCAGTTCCACTAGACCAAAGGTTACGGTGATTTTCTCCGGCAATTCGCGACCTATACCGTTGTTATAGTCTTTTTTATTAATTTCAGTCGTTGTTCCTATCTTTCCGGCAAACAACCATTCCGGCCCGCAGTGTTGGAAGGGTGTTATTTTCAACTGCTGCCAGGGATAACTCGCGTATCCGGGCTTGAAGATAATAAATTTTGTCCATGACGCCCTTGAATTCAGCCCGATCAGGGTGGTGTACGCTGGGATATGAAACACCCCGTCCTTATCAGTCAGCGTCTCTTTGGCGTGAATATCCTTACTCCACCCGCCTGCCGGGCCGCCGATAATGGCGTCGATCTGATAAACCGTCACCACGACAACTCCCTCCAGGGGCTCCCTGGTCTCCATATCGATTATCCTGCCGGTATACGCGGGCTTATGAAATATCAGCACTGCCTCGCATTCCGTCACGACGAACACCCCTGCTGAAACCATCAGGATTAATGCCATCAGGCAGACCCGAAGCCCCTGCCTGTAACCGAACAAAGTGGTGGTGAAGTTTAATGCTGTCATATGATTCATTGCCTGCATTTTCCTCTCAAATGGAAGGCTTTAAAAACTCCCGATTCGCCATATCCCGTCCGTATCCAGGATAAAAAGAACCTGAAAAGAATAAGTTGTCCCGTTGATGACGGTTCCCATGTCATATACCGCCCGTTCCCCCTGGAATTCCGCAAGCCGGATACCGCCCATGCCTCCCGCGATTCCTGGCAGAAAAGAGGACAACGCGGTAAATCGCTGATCAAAACTTTCCCGTGAGCTTCCAGCAAAGAATGCAACGGCCCTGTTCACATCTCCGGCCGTCAGGGCGGCTTTCATCCCTTCCCATTTTGTCCGCAGCGAGGCATCTATCGCCGCTTCTTCTACTACCTGCACGGCCACGGAATTCGTGTGCGCATAACCCAGGTCATCCGTTACGGTGGCCGTAAGGACATAAACGCCTTGCATGTCCATGGCAAGCCGGTATTCATCATAGCTGCTTTCCAGAAAGGTGACGGTGCCGGGTCCTGTGTAAGAAATATCAGAAGCAGTAAAATAAAATGATCCGGTAATCCGCAGATTAGTCTCAAAAGGCAGGATACCCCGAACCGGATCGGCGGTCAGGCAGATATAATCACCCGAGGTGTCGGCATGAACGGGGACCGAAGAACTGATCATATGGCCATCAACATCCGTGGCCGTGATGGTGAGGAGATTTTCGCCATCAGTCAAAGGGACATGATCCGCTCTGAACTGACCGTCGCTGATGATGGCGGGGATTCCGTTCACCGCCACGCCGGTTTCCTTGTTTCCGGCATGGCTAACGGCGCCTTTGACGGAAATGGTGCCGCCGGATACTTGGGCGCCATCCAGGGGTGATGTAATTTGAAGGGTCAGCGGGTTATGAACCGTTATAGTGACGGAAGCGGTTCTTGTCCCGCCGGCGCCGCTGGCCGTCATCGTATACGTTGTGTTTTGCGCTGGCAAAACCGTCCGCGTTCCGTTCAACTCAACCGGACCGATCCCCGGCTCAATGTTCACGGAATCGGCATGAGTGGTGGTCCAGGAAAGCGTGGCTGTGTCTCCGACGTTTATCTCGGACGGTGCGGCGTTAAAAGTCACGGTGGGCGGATAAAGCACATTGACGGCAGCGGCGGTCGTAGCAGTTCCGCCCGGGCCGGAGACGGTGATTTTATAAAGGGTTGTTTCTCCGGGCGTTACCGTCAGTGAGCCGCTTGCATCCACGTTGCCCACGCCCGGCTCAATGATCGCGGTATCCGCACCAGTGGAGGTCCAGGTCAGAGTCGACGACCCGCCGCCGGCAATTGTCTCCGGATCGGCGGATAAGGATACCGTCGGCGGGTTGGTCACACCGCCCTGCCTGATCTCGATGACCAGATAGGTGCCGGGCTTGCCGCTGATTTCGATCTTGAGGTTATTGCTCTGGCTTAAGCTGAGCGGAAATTTTAAGACAAATTGGTTCTGCTTGAAATCTTCAGGCGTAAAAACCGGGACGTCATTTAATAGAATTCGCGCGCTGGTAACACGATGGATGCTGCCTTCTTCGCAGTTGCGGATCATCAGTTCACCGGATCCTTCCGCGGCAGTAAAGCTGTCTTCATAAACATTTTGCGCGGCAGTGGTTCGCGAATACTGCTTCGGGCCGAACACGGCCTTATCGGCCATGGCTTTGCCGGCATTAAACCCGAAGATGCCGAATACGGCTGACAGGACAAGCAAGACAATGGTACGTTGTTTGAACATTATCCCCCTCCCGTTAAAATTGGATGTGTTGATTTTAAACTTTAGTCTATTTTAAATGTAAAAAACAACACTTTTTATCCATGCACACAGCAAAAAAATATCCGGGTTAAGGGCGATCGGAAGCAAAGAAGGCACGGGGTGTTACGAACAACGATATCGGCGGGTATAGGACTTTTCCGTCACTTTTTTTCGAGCTGAAAAATGCCGTAGGTGGCCAGGAGGTTGGGCCAGAAGCGGACAATGGCGCCGGTGTCCGAGGTCCGGCCCGGAGATGTGGCCACCTCCCGGACAAGGCGCATCTTCATCTGACCGGCGAAAATGCGGAAATCCCGGATGCTCAGGACGCGGATGTTGGGCGTGTCGTACCACTGATAGGGAAGCTGCTCGGTGACCGGGGCCCGGCCGCCGAAGAGGAGCTGGGTCCGGATGCGCCAGTGGCCGAAGTTGGGAAAGCTGACAATGGCCTTCTGGCCGATGCGGAGCATGGCGGCGATGAGCCGGGGCGGATCAAAGACCTGCTGCAGGGTCTGGCTTAAAATCACGTAATCAAAAGCGTTGTCCGGATAGTCTTCCACCTCGCGATTGATGTCGCCCTGGAGCACGCACAACCCCTTTTCAATGCACCGGGCCACCCGGGACTCCATGATCTCGATGCCCGTCTCCCGGACCTTTTTATGCGTCTTGAGGAAATGGAGCAGTTCCCCTTCGCCGCACCCCAGGCCCAGAACCCGGGAACCCGGCTCGATCCAGGAGGCGATGATGGCTAAATCAAACCGCATATCCCGATTCGATTTGAAATCGGTCTGATATTTATTATTGTTATCCGGCGGATACACTGTCCAGAAATCCTTTGATGAGCGCGCTCAAGCGCGGGTTGGGAATCAGAAAGGCGTCATGGCCCCAGTCGGCCTCGATTTCACAGAAGCTCACGTCCAGCCCGTTTTTCTTCATGGCGGTGACCATGGCCCGGGACTGGTAGGTGGGGTAGAGCCAGTCCGAGGTAAACGAGACCACCAGGAAGCGGGCCCGGGTTTTTCCGAAAGCCTCCACCGCCGAGCCATGACCGTGCTGGGCTTCCAGGTCGAAGTAGTCGGCGGCCTTGGTGATATAGAGAAAGGAATTGGCGTCGAACCGTTCCACGAACCTGGCGCCCTGGTAGCGCAGGTAACTCTCCACCTGGAAGTCGGCGCCAAAATCAAAGGAAAAAGTCTCCTTGTCCTGAAGACGTCGTCCGAACTTGCGGCGCATGGCTTCGTCGGAAAGGTAGGTGATATGGCCGATCATCCGGGCCACGGCCAGGCCCGTGTCCGGTTTGGCAGCGCCGTAGTAATCCCCGTTGTTCCAGTTGGGGTCGCTCATGATGGCCTGGCGGGCCACCTCGTTAAAAGCGATGGCCAGGGCCGAGTGGCGCGTGGTGGTGGCCAGGGGAATGGCCGAGGCCACCATTTCCGGATAGCGGACGGCCCACTCCAGCACCTGCATGCCGCCCATGGAGCCGCCCACCACGGTCAGCAACCGGCCGACGCCCAGATGATCCAGCAGGGCCTTCTGGGCCCGGACCATGTCGCCGATGGTAATGACCGGAAATCCGGCGCCATATGGCTTTCCCGTGGCCGGGTTGATTGACGACGGCCCGGTGGAGCCCATGCATCCGCCGATGACGTTGGCGCAGACCACAAAATACCGGTCGGTGTCGATGCCCTTGCCCGGGCCGATCATGATGTCCCACCAGCCCGGTTTGGGGTCGTCTTCGCTGTAGCACCCGGCGGCGTGGGCATCGCCGGTCAGGGCGTGGGCCACCAGCACGACATTGCTCTTGTCGGCGTTGAGCCGGCCGTACGTTTCAAAGGCCAGGGTCACCGGTCCCAGGCGGGCGCCGCTTTCCAGGGTCATTTCATCCGGCGGCCCGGCAAAGGTGAAGGTCTGTTTTTTAACCAGGCCCACCGAAGCCCCGCGCTGATCATGTTCGATGTATTCGCTCATCCGGTCTGCTCCAGGGCCTGACCCAGGTCGGCGCAAATATCGTCGGCGTCTTCGATGCCCACGGAAAGCCGCAGCATCTCCGGCCCGATGCGCAAGCGCTGCCGGACGGCGTCATCAAAGGAAACATACTGGGTGGAAAAAGGATGGATGATCAGGGTCCGGCAGTCACCCAGGTTGGCCAGATGGACAACCAGCTTCAGCCGGTTGATAAAGGCAAAGCAGGCGGCCTGGTCTTTCAACCCGAAGGTCAGCAGGCCCCCGCAGCCTTTGCCGCCGAACTGGGCCGCGGCCACGGCCTGGCAGGGATGGTCTTCAATGCCCGGATAGTTGACCCAGGCCACCTCCGGCCGGCCCTTTAAAAACCGGGCCACGGTCAGGGCGTTGGCGCAAATGCGCTCCATGCGCAGGGCCAGGGTGTCGATGCCGATCAGTGTCAGGTAACTGTGCAGGGGCGCCTGGGTGGCGCCGAAATTGATGTGCTGCTCGCGCCAGATTTTGTCCAGCAGGGCCGTCCGCCCTTTCCGTTCCACAAAAGGCCCGAAATCGGGGAACCGGTCCCGGTTCCAGTCAAATACGCCGCCGTCGATGACGGCGCCGCCCACGGCCGCGCCGTGGCCGCACAGGTACTTGGTGGTGGAGTGGATGACCGCGTCGGCCCCCAGTTCCAGGGGCCGGCACAGAAACGGCGTGGCCAGGGTGTTGTCCACCACCAGGGGCAGGCCGAGGCCGTGGGCCGTGTCGGCCATGATCCGGATATCGGGAACGTCCATGGCCGGATTGCCGATGGTCTCCAGGTAGACAAAGCGGGTCCGCCCGGTGACGGCGGCCCGGACCGCGGCCGGATCGGTCGGATCCGCCGGCACGGCCGTGATGCCGTATTTCTTAAACACGCTGGCAAAAAGCTGATAGGTGGACATGAACAGAGAGGTGCCGGCCACGAACTCGTCCCCGGCCCGCAGCAGGGCCAGGCAGGTATTGGCAATGGCGGCCATGCCCGAGGCCATGACAATGGCCCCGGCCCCGCCTTCAAGATCGGTCAGAACCTTTTCCAGGGCCTGGTTGGTGGGGTTGGACAGCCGGCTGTAGATCATATCCCCGGTTTTACCGGCAAAGGTCTGGTTCAGGTTTTCGGCGGTGTCGTGGGCAAAGGCCGCGTTCTGAAAAATGGGCGGCAGGGTGGCACCCTGCCAGCGGCTGTCGGGCCGGGTGTGATGAACCACCCGGGTGGAAAAGGCTTGCCGGGGTGTTTTCTTCATTTTTCCTTCTCCTTTGAAGAAGGGTTCTGGTCCGGCGCTTCGTCCAGCAGGGACGTCAGGACCGGGCAGGACCGGCAGACCCGGATCTTTTCCTTCCAGGTTTTATGGATCGTGCCGTGGCAGATGGTGCCGTTGATCAGCCAACACAGGGTGCCCCGGTTGAATTCCCAGGCCGGGCACTGGCGCCGGATTTGGGCCGGGCACTTGTTGACCACCCAGCACTCCCTCTGCCGGACCCCGCGGCCGTGACCGCTGACGGCCAGCAACAGCAACTGCTTTTCCACGTGATCGGGCACCGAGCGCCAGCCCTGTTCATAGCTGTGCACCGCCTTGATGGAAACGCCCAGCAACTGAGCCATCTGCTTCTGCGTCTTGCCGAATCGCTTGCGCAGGTCTGAAAAATCCTGTCCGGTCACGGTTTTCTCCAGAAAATTCTTGAGGTTTTCCTTTGTCGGTGTCATAAATAGACAACATCTTATTCATACCACAATGTGGTATGTTTTTGTCAATAAAAAAGAATGCGCCATGTTCATTACCCTGGAAGGAACCGAGGGGGCGGGAAAAACCACCCAGCTGCCCCACCTGGTCCGGTTTCTGGAAGACCGCGGCCACGACTGCGTCGTTACCCGGGAGCCGGGCGGAACGCCGACCGGGCTGAAGATCCGGGGGATCCTGCTGGACCCCGCCAACCATGGCATGACGCCTGAGGCCGAGCTTTTTCTGTACGCGGCCGACCGGGCCCAGCACGTGGGCACCGTCATCCGGCCGGCCCTGGACGCAGGCAAAACCGTGATCTGCGACCGGTTTATTGATGCCACCGAAGCCTACCAGGGCGCGGCCCGGGGCCTTGACCGGGAACTGATCAGCCTGCTCAACCGGGTGGCCACCGGCGGCCTGAAGCCGGATTTGACGATCCTGTTTGACCTGCCTCCGGAAACCGGCCTGGAACGCGCCTGGGAGCGGATCAACCGCAACGGTAACGGCGCCGCCGACCACCGCTTTGAAACAGAAGACATCAATTTTCACAACCGGGTCCGGGACGGGTACCTGGCCATCGCCGCCCGGGAGCCGGAACGGTTTGTGATCATCAACGCCGACGGCAGCGAGGAGGATGTGCGGAAGGCGTTACTGGCGGGGGTGGGGAAAAGGGGTCGAGGGGTCGAGGGGTCGAGGGGTCAAGGGTGAGAAAGAAGGGGAACATATCCCTTATGGCAATATGGATGACGAACGTTTTAAGGTATCATCTGCAAAAAGGGTTAGCTTTCAAATAAGGGATAAAGGCATTTTATCTGGATCACCCGGTTAAACCGGGTGATGACGAATTTCAAAAATGACTGGTAGAATAATAGTTGAATAATAAGTGATGGTGAAAAGAGCCATAATGAAACCTGTGGGATATGGACGCCCGGTCCCCTTGAACCCTGGACCCCTCGGCCCCTTGACCCCTATAGTGCTATGGGGCTCTGCCTTAAGGCCAATTGATATAGAACCAAGGAACCCCCTATGACCACTCTCCTGGACTTCATCGGCAACACCCCCCTGGTGGAAATACGGCGGATCTGCCCCCGGCCCGGGGTCCGCATCCTGGCCAAGCTGGAATACATGAACCCGGGCGGGTCCATCAAGGACAGGGCCGCGCTTTACATGATCGAGGAAGGGGAAAAGTCCGGCCTGCTGACCAAAGACAAAATCGTCATCGAAGCCACCAGCGGCAATACCGGCATCGGCCTGGCCATGGTCTGCGCCATCAAGGGCTACCGGCTCTGCCTGGCCATGTCGGAAAACGCCAGCGAGGAGCGCAAACGCATTCTCAAGGGTCGCGGCGCCGAAATCCTGCTGACCCCGGGACACCTGGGAACCGACGGCGCCATCGAGGAGGTCTACCGGCTGGTGCGGGAAAATCCCGACAAATACTACATGACCGATCAGTTCAACAACGAGGCCAACTGGAAGGCCCACTACTACGGCACCGCCGAGGAGATCTGGCGCCAGACCGAGGGCCGAATAGACACCATGGTGGCCACGCTCGGGACCAGCGGCACGGCCATGGGCCTGGCCCGGCGGCTGAAGGAGCTCAAACCCGATATCCGCATGGTCGGGGTGGAGCCCTTCCTGGGGCACAAGATCCAGGGCCTGAAAAACATGAAGGAGTCCTATCAGCCTGAAATCTATTCCCGAAAGTGGCTCGACGACAAGCCCAACATAGACGACGAAGAAGCCTTTGCCATGGCCCGGCGCCTGGCCGCCGAGGAGGGGCTGTTCGTGGGCATGAGCAGCGGCGCGGCCATGGCCGTGGCCTGCGCCGAAGCCATGCGGCTGGAAAAGGGCACGGTGGTGACCATTTTCCCGGACAGC
It contains:
- the metW gene encoding methionine biosynthesis protein MetW; the encoded protein is MRFDLAIIASWIEPGSRVLGLGCGEGELLHFLKTHKKVRETGIEIMESRVARCIEKGLCVLQGDINREVEDYPDNAFDYVILSQTLQQVFDPPRLIAAMLRIGQKAIVSFPNFGHWRIRTQLLFGGRAPVTEQLPYQWYDTPNIRVLSIRDFRIFAGQMKMRLVREVATSPGRTSDTGAIVRFWPNLLATYGIFQLEKK
- a CDS encoding homoserine O-acetyltransferase gives rise to the protein MSEYIEHDQRGASVGLVKKQTFTFAGPPDEMTLESGARLGPVTLAFETYGRLNADKSNVVLVAHALTGDAHAAGCYSEDDPKPGWWDIMIGPGKGIDTDRYFVVCANVIGGCMGSTGPSSINPATGKPYGAGFPVITIGDMVRAQKALLDHLGVGRLLTVVGGSMGGMQVLEWAVRYPEMVASAIPLATTTRHSALAIAFNEVARQAIMSDPNWNNGDYYGAAKPDTGLAVARMIGHITYLSDEAMRRKFGRRLQDKETFSFDFGADFQVESYLRYQGARFVERFDANSFLYITKAADYFDLEAQHGHGSAVEAFGKTRARFLVVSFTSDWLYPTYQSRAMVTAMKKNGLDVSFCEIEADWGHDAFLIPNPRLSALIKGFLDSVSAG
- a CDS encoding PLP-dependent transferase, whose translation is MKKTPRQAFSTRVVHHTRPDSRWQGATLPPIFQNAAFAHDTAENLNQTFAGKTGDMIYSRLSNPTNQALEKVLTDLEGGAGAIVMASGMAAIANTCLALLRAGDEFVAGTSLFMSTYQLFASVFKKYGITAVPADPTDPAAVRAAVTGRTRFVYLETIGNPAMDVPDIRIMADTAHGLGLPLVVDNTLATPFLCRPLELGADAVIHSTTKYLCGHGAAVGGAVIDGGVFDWNRDRFPDFGPFVERKGRTALLDKIWREQHINFGATQAPLHSYLTLIGIDTLALRMERICANALTVARFLKGRPEVAWVNYPGIEDHPCQAVAAAQFGGKGCGGLLTFGLKDQAACFAFINRLKLVVHLANLGDCRTLIIHPFSTQYVSFDDAVRQRLRIGPEMLRLSVGIEDADDICADLGQALEQTG
- a CDS encoding two-CW domain-containing protein, which produces MTPTKENLKNFLEKTVTGQDFSDLRKRFGKTQKQMAQLLGVSIKAVHSYEQGWRSVPDHVEKQLLLLAVSGHGRGVRQRECWVVNKCPAQIRRQCPAWEFNRGTLCWLINGTICHGTIHKTWKEKIRVCRSCPVLTSLLDEAPDQNPSSKEKEK
- the tmk gene encoding dTMP kinase, yielding MFITLEGTEGAGKTTQLPHLVRFLEDRGHDCVVTREPGGTPTGLKIRGILLDPANHGMTPEAELFLYAADRAQHVGTVIRPALDAGKTVICDRFIDATEAYQGAARGLDRELISLLNRVATGGLKPDLTILFDLPPETGLERAWERINRNGNGAADHRFETEDINFHNRVRDGYLAIAAREPERFVIINADGSEEDVRKALLAGVGKRGRGVEGSRGQG